Proteins from one Romboutsia sp. CE17 genomic window:
- a CDS encoding heavy metal translocating P-type ATPase, whose translation MITSSKVEILLGGLNCAHCAETINDKVSKLDGIESSNLNFVNKKLTLNIEDKNKEDEIINKTIDIINNTEPGLDIQVKNQSKQGIKKEILLGGLNCAHCAEVINNKVNDLNEIETADLNFINKKLTVVIKQGQSVRDVISKIIDIIDNTEPGLDIKVIENEKLEKNSIENKEKDSSKKDLIKLVLGFAIYAVAIYQSSKGIESQIMNLLLIASYIVVGGGVILKAVKNMTKGRLFDENFLMAIATIGALAIGEIEEAVAVMLFYQLGEYLQDIAVGKSRKSIASLMNIRPDSANLKVNNELKIVSPEDVEIGDIIVIKPGEKVPLDGVIIEGTSMVDTSAITGESVLRETSIGDDILSGFINKNSLLTVKVTKAYGESTVSKILDLVENASSKKSKTENFISKFSRYYTPIVVSLAAIIALVPPLLISGEQFSEWLYRGLIFLVVSCPCALVLSIPLSFFSGIGHASKKGILIKGSNYLEILKDVDTVVFDKTGTLTKGVFNVTNINPVNISKEELIEYASIAEANSNHPIAKSILKYYGKTINLENIENYEEIAAHGIRVQYNDKMILAGNEKLMKANNILYSKAKEVGTVVYIAVNGIYRGYVVISDEVKEDSKEAITNLKHVGIKEVIMLTGDNKEVANKVATDLGIDKVYSSLLPNEKVEKVEEIYEGRNEKEKVAFVGDGINDAPVLARVDVGIAMGCLGSDAAIEAADVVLMTDEPNKIYKAIEISKKTNKIVWQNIIFALGVKIVVMVLGAGGMATMWEAIFADVGVALIAVLNAMRILR comes from the coding sequence ATGATAACATCTTCAAAAGTTGAAATTTTATTAGGTGGATTAAATTGTGCACATTGTGCAGAAACTATAAATGATAAAGTGAGTAAATTGGATGGAATAGAATCTTCTAATCTTAACTTTGTAAATAAGAAACTGACTTTAAATATAGAAGATAAAAATAAAGAAGATGAAATAATAAATAAGACTATAGATATAATAAATAATACAGAACCTGGATTAGATATACAAGTTAAAAATCAATCTAAGCAAGGTATAAAAAAAGAAATTTTATTAGGTGGATTAAATTGTGCACACTGTGCAGAAGTTATAAATAATAAAGTGAATGATTTAAATGAAATAGAAACTGCTGACTTAAACTTCATAAATAAGAAGTTAACAGTAGTTATAAAACAGGGTCAAAGTGTTAGAGATGTTATTAGTAAAATAATAGATATAATAGATAACACAGAACCTGGACTAGATATAAAAGTTATAGAAAATGAAAAATTAGAAAAAAATTCTATAGAAAATAAAGAAAAAGATTCATCTAAAAAAGATTTGATAAAACTAGTTTTAGGATTTGCTATATATGCAGTAGCAATATATCAAAGCAGTAAAGGTATAGAAAGTCAAATTATGAATTTACTACTAATAGCATCTTATATAGTAGTAGGTGGGGGAGTTATCTTAAAAGCAGTTAAGAATATGACTAAAGGTAGACTTTTTGATGAAAATTTCTTAATGGCAATTGCTACAATAGGAGCCTTAGCTATAGGTGAAATAGAAGAAGCTGTGGCAGTTATGTTATTTTATCAATTAGGAGAGTATTTACAAGATATAGCTGTAGGTAAATCAAGAAAGTCTATTGCATCTCTTATGAATATAAGACCTGATAGTGCTAATTTAAAAGTAAATAATGAATTAAAAATAGTTTCTCCAGAAGATGTGGAAATTGGAGATATTATAGTAATAAAACCCGGTGAAAAAGTTCCTTTAGATGGAGTTATAATCGAAGGTACATCTATGGTAGATACATCTGCTATAACAGGTGAATCTGTTTTAAGAGAAACATCTATAGGTGATGATATTTTATCTGGTTTTATAAATAAGAATTCTTTATTAACTGTGAAAGTAACAAAGGCTTATGGTGAATCAACTGTTTCTAAAATTTTAGACTTAGTTGAAAATGCAAGTAGTAAAAAATCAAAAACTGAAAACTTTATTTCTAAGTTTTCAAGATACTATACTCCAATAGTAGTTTCATTAGCAGCTATAATAGCATTAGTTCCTCCTTTACTAATATCAGGAGAACAGTTTAGCGAATGGCTATACAGAGGTTTAATATTCTTAGTGGTATCTTGTCCTTGTGCATTAGTTTTATCTATACCTTTAAGTTTCTTTAGTGGAATAGGTCATGCATCTAAGAAAGGTATATTGATAAAGGGAAGTAACTATTTAGAAATCTTAAAAGATGTAGATACTGTAGTATTTGATAAAACTGGTACATTAACAAAAGGTGTATTCAATGTAACTAATATAAATCCTGTGAATATTTCAAAGGAAGAATTAATAGAATATGCATCTATAGCAGAAGCTAATTCAAATCATCCTATAGCAAAATCTATACTGAAATATTATGGAAAAACAATTAACTTAGAAAATATAGAAAACTATGAAGAAATAGCTGCTCATGGTATAAGAGTACAATATAATGATAAAATGATTTTAGCTGGTAATGAAAAATTGATGAAAGCTAATAATATATTATATTCTAAAGCTAAAGAGGTTGGTACTGTTGTATATATTGCAGTAAATGGAATATATAGAGGATATGTGGTTATATCTGATGAAGTTAAAGAAGATAGTAAAGAAGCTATAACGAACTTAAAACATGTTGGAATTAAGGAAGTTATAATGTTAACTGGTGATAATAAAGAAGTAGCAAATAAGGTTGCAACTGATTTGGGAATAGATAAGGTATACTCAAGTTTACTTCCAAATGAAAAGGTAGAAAAAGTTGAAGAAATATATGAAGGTAGAAATGAAAAAGAAAAGGTAGCATTTGTAGGAGATGGAATAAACGATGCTCCAGTTTTAGCTCGTGTGGATGTTGGTATAGCAATGGGATGTTTAGGTTCAGATGCAGCTATAGAAGCTGCTGATGTAGTTCTTATGACTGATGAACCTAATAAAATTTACAAAGCTATAGAAATATCTAAAAAGACTAACAAAATTGTATGGCAAAATATAATTTTTGCTCTTGGAGTTAAGATTGTGGTTATGGTTTTAGGTGCAGGAGGTATGGCAACTATGTGGGAAGCCATATTTGCTGATGTAGGAGTTGCATTAATCGCAGTACTAAACGCTATGAGAATTCTTAGATAA
- a CDS encoding conjugated bile salt MFS transporter, with protein MSNLNTKKRKLTAGWIIVIACMLIQAIPAGVITNTQSLFMYPVINSRGFSLVAFSLMFSIGTIVSAVAGPFIGSLFSKINLKVLYITGAIIAGGGFAAFSMATEIWHFYILAGVVQIGSGIISGIGTPLLISAWFDEETKGKALGLAFAGGSIGNFFLQPLATQLIANQGYAGAYLVLGILALIVGLPIALFLVRMPKNASEIVRSKNSVSDLDNKSVAVSGYTLKEAAKTKYFWMLCLGFTFIGLYVSAYSVQYAAYFQGSLNFDATAIGVTGSIFAICSLAGNLIGGSLFDKLGALKCLIVAGVLVLISGSFLLLAKNSVIFAHLFSATKGLAVFAYMIGPAYLTGSFFGNKEFGSILGIVQLLFAVGISTGSALFGVLAEKFGYDMSWILVLAAVAIAYVLLISATIGMNKLNKEKSEFTSQKAA; from the coding sequence ATGAGTAATTTAAATACCAAAAAAAGAAAATTAACGGCAGGATGGATAATAGTTATTGCATGTATGTTAATCCAAGCTATCCCAGCAGGAGTTATCACAAATACACAATCTTTATTTATGTATCCTGTAATAAACTCTAGAGGATTCTCACTAGTAGCATTCTCTCTAATGTTCTCAATAGGTACAATAGTTTCAGCTGTAGCTGGTCCATTTATAGGTTCTTTATTCTCTAAGATAAATCTTAAAGTTTTATACATTACAGGTGCAATAATCGCTGGTGGAGGTTTTGCTGCTTTTTCTATGGCTACAGAAATATGGCATTTCTATATACTTGCTGGTGTTGTTCAAATAGGTTCAGGTATAATATCAGGTATAGGTACACCACTTTTAATAAGCGCTTGGTTCGATGAAGAAACTAAAGGTAAAGCTTTAGGACTTGCATTTGCAGGTGGTTCTATAGGTAACTTCTTCTTACAGCCATTAGCTACACAGTTAATAGCTAATCAAGGATACGCTGGTGCTTATTTAGTACTAGGAATATTAGCTTTAATAGTTGGTTTACCAATAGCATTATTTTTAGTAAGAATGCCTAAAAACGCTAGTGAAATAGTAAGATCAAAAAACTCTGTGTCTGATTTAGATAATAAAAGCGTTGCAGTATCAGGATATACTCTAAAAGAAGCTGCAAAAACTAAGTATTTCTGGATGCTTTGCTTAGGATTTACATTCATAGGATTATATGTTTCAGCGTACTCAGTTCAATACGCTGCATACTTCCAAGGTTCTTTAAACTTTGATGCTACTGCAATAGGTGTTACTGGTTCTATATTTGCAATATGCTCATTAGCAGGTAACTTAATCGGTGGTTCTTTATTCGATAAACTTGGAGCTTTAAAATGCTTAATAGTTGCTGGAGTATTAGTTTTAATTTCAGGTTCATTCTTATTATTAGCTAAAAATAGTGTAATATTTGCACATTTATTCTCTGCAACAAAAGGCCTAGCAGTATTCGCTTATATGATCGGACCAGCTTACTTAACAGGTTCATTCTTTGGAAACAAAGAATTCGGTAGTATATTAGGTATAGTCCAATTATTATTTGCAGTTGGTATATCTACAGGTTCAGCATTATTTGGAGTTTTAGCTGAAAAGTTTGGATACGATATGTCTTGGATATTAGTATTAGCTGCAGTTGCTATAGCTTATGTATTATTAATAAGTGCAACTATAGGTATGAATAAATTGAACAAAGAAAAAAGTGAATTCACAAGCCAAAAGGCTGCTTAA
- a CDS encoding metallophosphoesterase family protein, with the protein MIIGVISDTHGLLREEVINNLSNCQLIIHAGDIGNGDIIKRLEEIANTIFVYGNIDKIESFDAKEKL; encoded by the coding sequence ATGATAATAGGGGTTATATCTGATACTCATGGATTATTAAGAGAAGAAGTAATTAATAATTTAAGTAATTGCCAATTAATAATTCATGCAGGTGACATTGGAAATGGTGATATAATAAAAAGACTAGAAGAAATTGCGAATACAATATTTGTATATGGTAATATAGATAAAATAGAAAGTTTTGATGCTAAAGAAAAATTATAG
- a CDS encoding IS256 family transposase, whose amino-acid sequence MKDQREIIIPDLDYQAEVRKCKTMEDVVGKNGLMQKLFKDIIQQLLEAEMEEHLGRERHERSNEANPNYRNGYSSKTIESSFGEVGLDIPRDRKAQFEPKIVKKYETVCNELDKKIIGLYACGMSVRDIQSEMEELYGIDVSPAMISKITDKVVEAAAEWQSRELDEIYPIVYMDAMHFKVRDDNKIVSKAAYICMALDMKGKKDILGIWIGESEGAKFWLSVCNDLKNRGVDDILIACMDGLKGLPEAIKTVYPDVSIQTCIVHQIRNSLKYIASKDQREFMKDLKSVYRAFNEETALKNLDILKEKWYSKYSVVIDSWYNNWSNLNTYFEYPHEIRRIIYTTNALEGFNRQLRKYTKVRTVFPTDESLRKSLYLSTMKIMEKWTSPNQNWASTLGQLTIMFGERIPNSYTI is encoded by the coding sequence ATGAAAGATCAAAGAGAAATAATTATTCCAGATTTAGACTACCAAGCTGAAGTAAGAAAATGTAAAACCATGGAAGATGTAGTTGGTAAAAATGGATTAATGCAAAAGCTGTTCAAAGATATTATCCAACAATTGCTAGAAGCAGAAATGGAAGAACATCTGGGAAGAGAAAGGCATGAAAGAAGTAATGAAGCTAATCCAAACTATAGGAATGGATATAGTTCTAAGACTATTGAAAGTAGTTTTGGTGAAGTTGGCCTAGATATACCAAGAGATAGAAAAGCACAATTTGAACCGAAGATTGTTAAAAAGTATGAAACTGTATGTAATGAACTAGATAAAAAAATAATAGGTCTTTATGCCTGTGGTATGAGTGTAAGAGATATCCAATCTGAAATGGAAGAACTATATGGCATTGATGTGTCTCCTGCAATGATATCTAAGATAACAGATAAGGTTGTAGAGGCTGCCGCCGAATGGCAAAGCAGAGAACTTGATGAAATATACCCAATCGTATATATGGATGCTATGCATTTTAAAGTAAGAGATGATAATAAAATAGTTTCAAAGGCAGCATATATATGTATGGCTTTAGATATGAAAGGAAAAAAAGATATATTAGGTATTTGGATTGGTGAATCAGAAGGCGCAAAATTTTGGCTATCAGTTTGTAATGATTTGAAAAATAGAGGCGTAGATGATATTTTAATTGCATGTATGGATGGTTTAAAAGGTCTACCTGAAGCAATTAAAACTGTATATCCAGATGTAAGTATTCAAACTTGTATAGTTCATCAAATTAGAAACTCTCTTAAATATATAGCATCAAAAGATCAGAGAGAGTTTATGAAAGATTTAAAAAGTGTTTATAGGGCATTTAACGAAGAAACAGCACTTAAAAATTTAGATATTCTTAAGGAGAAATGGTATTCAAAATATTCTGTTGTAATAGATTCATGGTACAATAACTGGAGTAATCTGAATACGTATTTTGAATATCCACATGAAATTAGAAGAATTATTTATACTACAAATGCTCTTGAGGGATTTAATAGACAGTTAAGAAAATATACTAAGGTAAGAACTGTATTTCCAACAGATGAGTCACTAAGAAAATCACTATATTTATCTACCATGAAAATTATGGAGAAATGGACCTCTCCAAACCAAAATTGGGCGTCTACTTTAGGACAGCTTACAATTATGTTTGGAGAAAGGATACCTAACTCTTACACAATATAA
- the trhA gene encoding PAQR family membrane homeostasis protein TrhA — MGKYVREAVNGITHLIGAILAFAGLLALVIKTTIKDPSVMSLSAVIIFGISLILLYSASATYHLTIAGDDRIKFLRKIDHSMIFILIAGSYAPFCLISLKGIEGFILFGILLFIAILGVCFKLIWFNCPRWISTLIYVAMGWMAIFVIKPLYHSLSIDGLILLVAGGLAYTVGAVIYGLKPSFLKFKNFEYHEIFHLFIMLGSILHFICVYVYVI; from the coding sequence ATGGGAAAATATGTTAGAGAGGCTGTTAATGGAATTACCCATTTAATAGGCGCTATTTTAGCATTCGCCGGATTACTAGCTTTAGTTATAAAAACTACAATAAAAGATCCTTCAGTAATGTCATTATCTGCAGTAATTATTTTCGGAATAAGCTTAATTCTTTTGTATTCAGCTTCTGCTACTTATCACTTAACTATAGCAGGAGACGATAGAATTAAATTTTTAAGAAAAATAGATCATTCAATGATCTTCATATTAATAGCAGGTTCTTATGCTCCATTTTGTCTGATATCTTTAAAAGGAATTGAAGGTTTTATTCTTTTTGGAATATTACTCTTTATAGCTATATTAGGAGTATGTTTTAAGCTAATTTGGTTTAACTGCCCTAGATGGATTTCTACATTAATTTATGTAGCAATGGGATGGATGGCTATATTTGTAATAAAACCACTATATCATTCTTTATCTATTGATGGACTAATATTGTTAGTTGCCGGAGGACTTGCTTATACAGTCGGAGCTGTTATATACGGACTTAAACCTAGTTTTTTAAAATTTAAAAACTTTGAGTATCATGAAATTTTCCACTTATTCATTATGTTAGGTAGTATACTTCATTTTATATGTGTATATGTATATGTTATATAA
- the hemA gene encoding glutamyl-tRNA reductase produces MDIGVIGVNHNLAPISIREKVSFTDTRKIEAINTLLDKDISEIVILSTCNRSEIYIRATNIEEKINVVEDFYKDYFNEEDIKSYLFSKSGKQAINHLFEVTSGLDSIVLGEDQILGQVKDAHEFSMKLGASKKVFNKLFREAVTTAKEIKSTTKISQQPLSISYIGIKLLKEKLNTLEGKDALVVGFGKMSKLAMTHLREEKIGTIYLANRSHGKCGNIEDDFENVNIINYEDRHEILKKVDIVISATASPHTVLKSEDMPKIDHKIYMMDIALPRDIDPKINEFENIEVYDIDDLKIIHDKNDSKRHELAEIGKHTINDKITEFMDWLDIADIDPTIKSLNERCSEIREDTLDYIYRKVDLNSKDKKLIDKMIASALKRLVREPILNLKQVKDKGKREEYIKLIEELFEI; encoded by the coding sequence ATGGATATAGGAGTTATAGGTGTAAATCATAATTTAGCTCCAATAAGTATTAGGGAAAAAGTATCATTTACTGACACAAGAAAGATAGAGGCTATAAATACATTATTGGATAAGGATATTAGCGAAATTGTGATATTATCAACATGTAACAGAAGTGAAATCTATATTAGAGCTACTAATATAGAAGAAAAAATTAATGTAGTAGAAGACTTTTATAAAGATTACTTTAATGAGGAAGATATAAAATCATATTTATTTTCTAAATCAGGCAAACAAGCGATAAATCATCTCTTTGAAGTTACTTCAGGACTAGATTCAATAGTTTTAGGAGAGGACCAAATTTTAGGTCAAGTAAAAGATGCTCACGAATTTTCAATGAAATTAGGTGCGAGTAAAAAGGTATTCAACAAGCTATTTAGAGAAGCAGTTACTACAGCTAAGGAAATAAAAAGCACTACAAAAATATCCCAACAACCATTATCAATAAGTTATATTGGAATTAAGTTATTAAAAGAAAAATTGAATACATTAGAAGGTAAAGATGCTTTAGTAGTTGGATTCGGTAAGATGAGCAAATTAGCTATGACTCATTTAAGAGAAGAAAAAATAGGAACTATATATTTAGCAAATAGAAGTCATGGAAAATGCGGTAATATAGAAGATGATTTTGAAAATGTTAATATTATAAATTATGAAGATAGACACGAAATTCTTAAAAAAGTTGATATTGTTATAAGTGCAACGGCTTCACCACATACAGTTTTAAAATCAGAAGACATGCCGAAAATAGATCATAAAATATATATGATGGATATTGCCCTTCCAAGAGATATAGACCCTAAAATAAATGAATTTGAAAACATAGAAGTTTATGATATAGATGATTTAAAAATAATACATGATAAAAACGATAGTAAAAGACATGAACTAGCAGAGATAGGTAAGCATACTATAAATGATAAGATTACAGAATTTATGGATTGGTTAGATATAGCTGATATAGATCCAACGATTAAATCTTTAAATGAAAGATGTTCTGAAATAAGAGAAGATACTTTAGATTACATTTATAGAAAAGTGGATCTTAATTCAAAGGATAAAAAACTTATAGATAAGATGATAGCATCTGCTTTAAAAAGACTTGTTAGAGAACCTATACTTAACTTAAAACAAGTAAAAGACAAAGGTAAGAGGGAAGAATACATAAAATTGATAGAGGAATTATTTGAAATTTAA
- a CDS encoding DUF5685 family protein, which yields MFGYVKINKMDLTFREYEHYRGYYCGLCKYLKDNHGEISRLTLNYDITFLILVLSALYRPKSNIIEEGCITNPFKKKKKIINEITEYAASMNVLLAYYKLEDNLNDENRIKDKVAYNLYKKKLKLAYEKYPKKAEFIKAQLEELNKLEKEKNINIDMVSNTFGALMGEVFVYKNDDYEEDLRNIGFNIGKYIYLLDAYEDLDKDYEKGRYNPFIEYIDKREELKDRVDKLISISLGILAQSIDNLNLKMNINIIDNIVYSGVYLRYKSILDKGCESNV from the coding sequence ATGTTTGGATACGTAAAAATAAATAAAATGGACCTAACCTTTAGGGAATATGAACACTATAGGGGTTACTATTGTGGCTTATGTAAATATTTGAAAGATAATCATGGAGAAATATCAAGGTTAACATTAAATTACGATATAACTTTTTTAATATTAGTATTATCGGCACTATATAGGCCTAAGTCTAATATTATAGAAGAAGGGTGTATAACGAACCCATTTAAGAAGAAAAAGAAAATTATAAATGAGATAACAGAATATGCTGCAAGTATGAATGTACTATTAGCATATTATAAATTAGAGGATAATCTTAATGATGAAAATAGAATAAAGGATAAGGTTGCATATAACTTATATAAGAAAAAATTAAAGTTAGCTTATGAGAAATATCCTAAGAAAGCTGAATTTATAAAGGCACAGCTAGAAGAACTAAATAAATTAGAAAAAGAAAAAAATATAAATATAGATATGGTCTCTAACACATTTGGTGCTCTTATGGGTGAGGTATTCGTATATAAAAATGATGATTATGAAGAAGACTTAAGAAATATAGGTTTTAATATAGGTAAATATATTTATTTACTAGATGCGTATGAAGACTTGGATAAAGATTATGAAAAAGGAAGATATAATCCTTTTATAGAATACATAGATAAAAGAGAAGAACTAAAAGATAGAGTTGATAAATTAATAAGTATATCATTAGGTATTCTAGCACAAAGTATAGATAATTTGAATTTAAAGATGAATATAAATATAATAGATAATATAGTTTATTCAGGTGTTTATTTAAGATATAAAAGTATATTAGATAAAGGGTGTGAAAGTAATGTATAG
- a CDS encoding HAD family hydrolase: MNNIAAFFDIDGTLYRDSLMVEHFKKLIKYDIIDQKAWFEHARDTFMNWDKRQGNYDDYLDEICDLYVESIIGLDKTCIDFTSDQVIKLKSDRVYKYTRSRIKWHLDNGHKVIFISGSPNFLVEKMAEKYDVTDFAGSNYVFENDIFSGIVIPMWDSVSKNTAIDNFVEKHNIDLSKSYAYGDTNGDINMLRRVGNPVAINPTKELLSKIVNDKNLCDITQVIVERKDIVYSLKPSVDMLDI; this comes from the coding sequence ATGAACAATATAGCAGCTTTTTTTGATATAGACGGAACTCTTTATAGAGACTCTCTTATGGTTGAACATTTTAAGAAGCTAATAAAGTATGATATTATAGACCAAAAAGCTTGGTTTGAACATGCAAGAGATACTTTCATGAACTGGGATAAAAGACAAGGAAACTATGATGATTATTTAGATGAAATTTGTGATTTATATGTGGAATCTATAATAGGTCTAGATAAAACTTGTATAGATTTCACAAGCGACCAAGTGATAAAGCTAAAGTCAGATAGAGTTTATAAGTATACTCGCTCAAGAATTAAATGGCATTTAGATAATGGTCATAAAGTTATATTTATATCAGGTAGCCCTAATTTTTTAGTTGAAAAAATGGCTGAAAAATATGATGTAACAGACTTTGCTGGTAGCAACTATGTATTTGAAAATGATATTTTTAGTGGGATTGTAATCCCTATGTGGGATTCAGTAAGTAAAAATACTGCAATAGATAATTTTGTAGAAAAACACAATATAGATTTGTCTAAATCTTATGCTTACGGAGATACTAATGGTGACATAAACATGTTAAGAAGAGTTGGAAATCCAGTTGCAATAAATCCAACTAAAGAGCTTCTAAGCAAGATAGTTAATGATAAAAATCTATGCGATATAACTCAAGTAATAGTAGAGAGAAAAGATATAGTCTATTCTCTAAAGCCAAGTGTAGATATGTTAGATATATAG
- a CDS encoding ArsR/SmtB family transcription factor, with product MIENEFTACECNDIHEDIVKETKNKMPKEEMLYDLAELFKVFGDTTRIKIIYALFSNEMCVCDIADLLNMTHSAISHQLRVLKQARLVKFRKEGKTVFYSLDDSHINQIFDCGLNHIQETYRR from the coding sequence ATGATAGAGAATGAATTTACTGCATGTGAATGCAATGACATACATGAAGATATAGTAAAAGAAACTAAAAATAAAATGCCTAAAGAAGAGATGCTTTATGACTTAGCTGAATTATTTAAAGTATTTGGTGATACAACTAGAATAAAGATAATATATGCACTATTTTCTAATGAAATGTGTGTTTGTGACATAGCAGATCTTTTAAATATGACTCATTCAGCAATATCGCATCAACTTAGAGTATTAAAACAAGCTAGGTTAGTTAAATTTAGAAAAGAAGGAAAAACAGTTTTTTACTCGTTGGATGATAGTCATATAAATCAAATATTTGATTGTGGTTTAAATCATATTCAAGAAACGTATAGACGTTAG